One genomic segment of Centroberyx gerrardi isolate f3 chromosome 4, fCenGer3.hap1.cur.20231027, whole genome shotgun sequence includes these proteins:
- the bhlhe41 gene encoding class E basic helix-loop-helix protein 41 isoform X2, producing MDERIPHLQDRQFMEHADFLGVDYPSLYMCKSKRGMKREDGGKDAYKLPHRLIEKKRRDRINECIGQLKDLLPEHLKLTTLGHLEKAVVLELTLKHLNALTAVTEQQHQKIIALQNGDRSMKSTIHADLDAFHSGFQACAKEVLQYLNQFENWTTREQRCAQLISHLHKVLAQFQPGAPPLQHQLPAGDAQDRDGQKAESQANCVPVIQRTQAGELNENDTDTDSGYGGEAEKNDGKDKECERNKAQGPKAVKIKQEFGDDRAAKKPKMNWSGNGLAGADPTRPDVAFMNSLMGITGVGQQTPICMPFYFINPSAAASYMPFFDKSNLEKYVYPAAAALTSPFPWLYPGIPAHASAAAAAAAAAAFPGLSAHFGASAQSKDSHSPDSDGSNEAELGLLEEREESPGDDDDDGDVADASQENKNT from the exons ATGGATGAAAGAATACCGCATTTACAGGACAGGCAATTTATGGAGCACGCCGATTTCTTGGG GGTGGATTACCCCTCTCTCTACATGTGCAAATCTAAAAGAGGAATGAAACGCGAGGATGGTGGGAAG GACGCATACAAGTTACCACACCGGTTgatagagaagaagaggagagacagaatcAACGAATGTATTGGCCAGCTGAAGGATTTGTTACCCGAACATCTGAAGCTGACG ACGCTCGGGCATTTGGAGAAAGCAGTTGTCCTGGAGTTAACACTGAAGCACTTAAACGCACTGACTGCTGTCACTGAGCAGCAGCACCAGAAGATTATTGCTTTGCAGAATG GGGACCGGTCGATGAAATCTACCATTCATGCAGATCTGGATGCGTTCCACTCCGGGTTCCAGGCCTGTGCCAAAGAGGTCCTGCAGTACCTGAACCAGTTTGAGAACTGGACGACACGAGAGCAGAGGTGCGCGCAGCTCATCAGCCACCTGCACAAGGTTTTAGCGCAGTTCCAGCCTGGCGCACCGCCGCTCCAGCACCAGCTACCCGCCGGGGACGCGCAGGACCGCGATGGGCAGAAAGCCGAGAGTCAAGCCAACTGTGTCCCGGTCATCCAGAGGACCCAAGCCGGGGAGCTTAACGAGAACGACACAGACACGGACAGTGGATACGGGGGTGAAGCCGAAAAGAACGATGGCAAAGATAAAGAATGTGAGCGCAATAAGGCGCAGGGACCCAAGGCGGTAAAGATCAAGCAAGAGTTTGGAGATGATCGCGCTGCCAAAAAACCAAAGATGAACTGGAGTGGAAATGGCTTAGCCGGCGCAGACCCTACCAGACCTGATGTGGCGTTTATGAACTCTCTGATGGGAATAACTGGTGTGGGACAGCAGACACCCATTTGCATGCCTTTTTACTTCATCAACCCCTCCGCGGCAGCGTCCTATATGCCCTTTTTCGACAAAAGTAACCTTGAAAAGTATGTGTACCCAGCGGCAGCCGCTCTCACATCCCCTTTCCCCTGGTTATACCCCGGGATCCCCGCTCACGCATCAGCAGCGGCGGCCGCGGCTGCAGCGGCAGCTTTCCCCGGCTTGTCTGCACACTTTGGAGCCTCTGCCCAATCAAAAGACTCCCATTCTCCGGACAGTGACGGGTCAAACGAGGCTGAGCTCGGCTTacttgaggagagagaggaaagtccTGGGGATGACGACGATGACGGTGACGTAGCTGATGCATCCCAGGAGAACAAGAATACATAA
- the bhlhe41 gene encoding class E basic helix-loop-helix protein 41 isoform X1, with the protein MDERIPHLQDRQFMEHADFLGVDYPSLYMCKSKRGMKREDGGKQDAYKLPHRLIEKKRRDRINECIGQLKDLLPEHLKLTTLGHLEKAVVLELTLKHLNALTAVTEQQHQKIIALQNGDRSMKSTIHADLDAFHSGFQACAKEVLQYLNQFENWTTREQRCAQLISHLHKVLAQFQPGAPPLQHQLPAGDAQDRDGQKAESQANCVPVIQRTQAGELNENDTDTDSGYGGEAEKNDGKDKECERNKAQGPKAVKIKQEFGDDRAAKKPKMNWSGNGLAGADPTRPDVAFMNSLMGITGVGQQTPICMPFYFINPSAAASYMPFFDKSNLEKYVYPAAAALTSPFPWLYPGIPAHASAAAAAAAAAAFPGLSAHFGASAQSKDSHSPDSDGSNEAELGLLEEREESPGDDDDDGDVADASQENKNT; encoded by the exons ATGGATGAAAGAATACCGCATTTACAGGACAGGCAATTTATGGAGCACGCCGATTTCTTGGG GGTGGATTACCCCTCTCTCTACATGTGCAAATCTAAAAGAGGAATGAAACGCGAGGATGGTGGGAAG CAGGACGCATACAAGTTACCACACCGGTTgatagagaagaagaggagagacagaatcAACGAATGTATTGGCCAGCTGAAGGATTTGTTACCCGAACATCTGAAGCTGACG ACGCTCGGGCATTTGGAGAAAGCAGTTGTCCTGGAGTTAACACTGAAGCACTTAAACGCACTGACTGCTGTCACTGAGCAGCAGCACCAGAAGATTATTGCTTTGCAGAATG GGGACCGGTCGATGAAATCTACCATTCATGCAGATCTGGATGCGTTCCACTCCGGGTTCCAGGCCTGTGCCAAAGAGGTCCTGCAGTACCTGAACCAGTTTGAGAACTGGACGACACGAGAGCAGAGGTGCGCGCAGCTCATCAGCCACCTGCACAAGGTTTTAGCGCAGTTCCAGCCTGGCGCACCGCCGCTCCAGCACCAGCTACCCGCCGGGGACGCGCAGGACCGCGATGGGCAGAAAGCCGAGAGTCAAGCCAACTGTGTCCCGGTCATCCAGAGGACCCAAGCCGGGGAGCTTAACGAGAACGACACAGACACGGACAGTGGATACGGGGGTGAAGCCGAAAAGAACGATGGCAAAGATAAAGAATGTGAGCGCAATAAGGCGCAGGGACCCAAGGCGGTAAAGATCAAGCAAGAGTTTGGAGATGATCGCGCTGCCAAAAAACCAAAGATGAACTGGAGTGGAAATGGCTTAGCCGGCGCAGACCCTACCAGACCTGATGTGGCGTTTATGAACTCTCTGATGGGAATAACTGGTGTGGGACAGCAGACACCCATTTGCATGCCTTTTTACTTCATCAACCCCTCCGCGGCAGCGTCCTATATGCCCTTTTTCGACAAAAGTAACCTTGAAAAGTATGTGTACCCAGCGGCAGCCGCTCTCACATCCCCTTTCCCCTGGTTATACCCCGGGATCCCCGCTCACGCATCAGCAGCGGCGGCCGCGGCTGCAGCGGCAGCTTTCCCCGGCTTGTCTGCACACTTTGGAGCCTCTGCCCAATCAAAAGACTCCCATTCTCCGGACAGTGACGGGTCAAACGAGGCTGAGCTCGGCTTacttgaggagagagaggaaagtccTGGGGATGACGACGATGACGGTGACGTAGCTGATGCATCCCAGGAGAACAAGAATACATAA
- the rassf8a gene encoding ras association domain-containing protein 8 isoform X1, translating to MELKVWVDGVQRVVCGVTEATTCQEVVIALAQAIGRTGRYTLVEKWRDTERHLAPHESPVASLNTWGQYAGDVQLILHRTGPSLTERPPSEGPPLRGPERGLHRQSLPPLAKLRHPNDRSLRRREPRRKSLTFTGGPRGLRDILSGGRIGEAEAKRRLLLGNGGNHHHAAAAIGTASPGLWACRMEDLVRLVGLQRETLNVLEKRLEAYEAELQVWAEGRGGRGGGCGVDTGGGGGGGGGGGLMEEILRLERRLRKNEVEMEEEEFWASELQIELESERQLEERLQELRGRLQGCELDIEEKISLVQGVEAGLEEERLQRERQETQWVSEAEARAQVLRAKSELKAQERQAVQLESSCRAVDRSLGQSSKRLQDMQHELEQLTKELRQVNLQQFIQQTGTKVTVLPAEPSEDEGTHTSQGIDLVPLTGSLKRPVSSHPMSGHLRVLHSPLSSGLNPEGIYV from the exons GTCGCACTGGGAGATACACTCTGGTAGAGAAATGGCGGGACACAGAGCGTCACCTCGCCCCCCATGAGAGCCCTGTGGCCTCTCTCAACACCTGGGGCCAATATGCTGGTGACGTCCAGCTGATCCTGCATCGTACAGGCCCCTCCCTGACTGAGCGCCCCCCCTCAGAAGGACCTCCACTCAGGGGCCCTGAACGCGGGCTCCACCGGCAGAGCCTCCCGCCCCTCGCAAAGCTTCGTCACCCCAACGACCGCTCCCTCCGCCGCCGCGAACCGCGCCGCAAGTCCCTCACCTTCACCGGCGGACCCCGAGGCCTTAGGGACATACTGAGCGGAGGGAGGATCGGGGAGGCCGAGGCCAAACGCAGACTCCTCCTGGGGAACGGCGGGAATCACCACCATGCGGCGGCAGCCATCGGGACCGCGTCTCCCGGCCTGTGGGCCTGTCGCATGGAAGACCTGGTGAGACTGGTGGGTCTTCAGAGGGAGACTCTCAACGTGCTGGAGAAGAGGCTGGAGGCCTACGAGGCTGAGCTGCAGGTCTGGGCTGAGGGGCGAGGCGGGCGAGGCGGAGGGTGCGGTGTCGACACAggcggaggaggtggaggaggaggaggaggagggctgatGGAGGAGATCCTGAGGCTGGAGAGGCGTTTGAGGAAGAAcgaggtggagatggaggaggaggagttctGGGCCAGTGAGCTGCAAATTGAgctggagagtgagagacagctGGAGGAACGGCTGCAGGAGCTGCGTGGCCGCCTGCAGGGCTGTGAGCTGGACATTGAAGAGAAGATTTCGCTGGTACAG GGTGTGGAGGCCGGCCTGgaagaggagaggctgcagcgGGAGCGGCAGGAGACCCAGTGGGTGAGTGAGGCAGAGGCTCGGGCTCAGGTCCTCAGGGCCAAATCAGAGCTAAAAGCCCAGGAGAGGCAGGCTGTCCAGCtggagagcagctgcagagcTGTGGACAGGTCGCTTGGACAAAGCAGCAAGAGActgcag GACATGCAGCATGAGCTGGAGCAGCTGACCAAGGAGCTGAGGCAGGTGAACCTGCAGCAGTTCATCCAGCAGACTGGCACCAAGGTCACAGTGCTGCCGGCCGAACCCTCTGAGGACGAAGGCACTCACACCAGTCAGGGAATAG ATTTAGTTCCCCTCACTGGCTCCCTGAAGCGCCCTGTGTCCTCCCACCCGATGTCCGGCCACCTTCGGGTGCTCCACAGCCCTCTCAGCTCCGGCCTGAACCCGGAGGGCATCTACGTCTGA
- the rassf8a gene encoding ras association domain-containing protein 8 isoform X2 has translation MELKVWVDGVQRVVCGVTEATTCQEVVIALAQAIGRTGRYTLVEKWRDTERHLAPHESPVASLNTWGQYAGDVQLILHRTGPSLTERPPSEGPPLRGPERGLHRQSLPPLAKLRHPNDRSLRRREPRRKSLTFTGGPRGLRDILSGGRIGEAEAKRRLLLGNGGNHHHAAAAIGTASPGLWACRMEDLVRLVGLQRETLNVLEKRLEAYEAELQVWAEGRGGRGGGCGVDTGGGGGGGGGGGLMEEILRLERRLRKNEVEMEEEEFWASELQIELESERQLEERLQELRGRLQGCELDIEEKISLGVEAGLEEERLQRERQETQWVSEAEARAQVLRAKSELKAQERQAVQLESSCRAVDRSLGQSSKRLQDMQHELEQLTKELRQVNLQQFIQQTGTKVTVLPAEPSEDEGTHTSQGIDLVPLTGSLKRPVSSHPMSGHLRVLHSPLSSGLNPEGIYV, from the exons GTCGCACTGGGAGATACACTCTGGTAGAGAAATGGCGGGACACAGAGCGTCACCTCGCCCCCCATGAGAGCCCTGTGGCCTCTCTCAACACCTGGGGCCAATATGCTGGTGACGTCCAGCTGATCCTGCATCGTACAGGCCCCTCCCTGACTGAGCGCCCCCCCTCAGAAGGACCTCCACTCAGGGGCCCTGAACGCGGGCTCCACCGGCAGAGCCTCCCGCCCCTCGCAAAGCTTCGTCACCCCAACGACCGCTCCCTCCGCCGCCGCGAACCGCGCCGCAAGTCCCTCACCTTCACCGGCGGACCCCGAGGCCTTAGGGACATACTGAGCGGAGGGAGGATCGGGGAGGCCGAGGCCAAACGCAGACTCCTCCTGGGGAACGGCGGGAATCACCACCATGCGGCGGCAGCCATCGGGACCGCGTCTCCCGGCCTGTGGGCCTGTCGCATGGAAGACCTGGTGAGACTGGTGGGTCTTCAGAGGGAGACTCTCAACGTGCTGGAGAAGAGGCTGGAGGCCTACGAGGCTGAGCTGCAGGTCTGGGCTGAGGGGCGAGGCGGGCGAGGCGGAGGGTGCGGTGTCGACACAggcggaggaggtggaggaggaggaggaggagggctgatGGAGGAGATCCTGAGGCTGGAGAGGCGTTTGAGGAAGAAcgaggtggagatggaggaggaggagttctGGGCCAGTGAGCTGCAAATTGAgctggagagtgagagacagctGGAGGAACGGCTGCAGGAGCTGCGTGGCCGCCTGCAGGGCTGTGAGCTGGACATTGAAGAGAAGATTTCGCTG GGTGTGGAGGCCGGCCTGgaagaggagaggctgcagcgGGAGCGGCAGGAGACCCAGTGGGTGAGTGAGGCAGAGGCTCGGGCTCAGGTCCTCAGGGCCAAATCAGAGCTAAAAGCCCAGGAGAGGCAGGCTGTCCAGCtggagagcagctgcagagcTGTGGACAGGTCGCTTGGACAAAGCAGCAAGAGActgcag GACATGCAGCATGAGCTGGAGCAGCTGACCAAGGAGCTGAGGCAGGTGAACCTGCAGCAGTTCATCCAGCAGACTGGCACCAAGGTCACAGTGCTGCCGGCCGAACCCTCTGAGGACGAAGGCACTCACACCAGTCAGGGAATAG ATTTAGTTCCCCTCACTGGCTCCCTGAAGCGCCCTGTGTCCTCCCACCCGATGTCCGGCCACCTTCGGGTGCTCCACAGCCCTCTCAGCTCCGGCCTGAACCCGGAGGGCATCTACGTCTGA